A genome region from Hydrogenoanaerobacterium saccharovorans includes the following:
- the speD gene encoding adenosylmethionine decarboxylase, which translates to MDNKLKLYGFNNLTKSLSFNIYDICYAKSEREQRDYIAYIDEQYNSERLTNILYCVTEMIGAHVLNVSKQDYEPQGASVTFLIAEESMIPSCIEPETVVAHLDKSHVTVHTYPEFHPGTSIATFRVDIDVATCGEITPLKTLDYLIGSFDSDIITMDYRVRGFTRDIDGKKLFMDHKIASIQDYIDNATLQRYDAIDINVYQSNLFHTKMLIKDVDLQNYLFNTDVYELPPKTRLQINNNLRQEMIEIFSGSNVY; encoded by the coding sequence ATGGATAATAAATTAAAGCTTTACGGTTTTAACAATCTTACAAAGTCGCTTAGTTTTAATATCTATGACATTTGCTATGCTAAAAGCGAACGCGAACAGCGGGATTACATCGCATATATCGATGAACAGTATAATTCAGAGCGTTTGACCAATATTTTATATTGTGTAACCGAAATGATTGGTGCCCATGTACTGAATGTTTCTAAACAGGATTATGAGCCTCAGGGTGCCAGTGTTACTTTTTTAATCGCCGAAGAAAGTATGATTCCCTCTTGTATCGAACCCGAGACGGTGGTTGCCCACTTAGACAAAAGCCATGTTACCGTGCATACTTATCCCGAATTTCACCCCGGCACCAGCATTGCCACCTTCCGCGTTGATATTGACGTGGCAACCTGCGGTGAAATCACACCGCTAAAAACCCTTGATTATTTGATTGGCAGCTTTGATTCTGACATTATCACCATGGATTACCGTGTAAGAGGCTTTACCCGCGATATAGACGGGAAAAAGCTGTTTATGGACCACAAAATAGCATCGATACAGGACTATATCGATAATGCTACTTTACAGCGCTACGACGCAATTGATATCAATGTATACCAATCCAATCTGTTCCATACCAAAATGCTGATTAAGGATGTAGATTTGCAGAACTACCTGTTTAATACCGATGTTTATGAGCTGCCGCCAAAAACCAGGCTGCAAATTAACAACAACCTGCGGCAAGAGAT